A portion of the Toxotes jaculatrix isolate fToxJac2 chromosome 16, fToxJac2.pri, whole genome shotgun sequence genome contains these proteins:
- the arid6 gene encoding AT-rich interaction domain 6, whose translation METQTHMEMAHRETQEERTKEVAEDITEEQFLKDLYLFMKKRDTPIERIPHLGFKQIDLFVMFKTVRDLGGYHQVTAQQLWKQVYNKLGGNPRSTSAATCTRRHYEKLLLPYECHVKGILMNALPQHQQKHFHYANYNKDDEDGQRPAKRKLLSIRLHQSPHNLPSDPHGSVFSVPHHYSHYYHPSHVVLPPYVPISSSALTPHAPPAPEPQFAFRPSCPNPADTVRKPLERLRLLAEQYKTSSGLNEPLNLSVKAPSQETNRNPASSFSPPSSSKNPKFLNKPSPLYTPHRSQVVINEGCDTQDVEADGGVTPYSYPAKAGEAYVIDVKAITASSSPTHDSAPTVRTDEGAKATAQKASSPKTDFAVQSNEEREGSPEVRRLSPRHTLPSLPQDNGGKMEIQIPLSMFNSWLRLYGSSAMMQVAEQLHTQEEDSGQRNYSSIDILPTNLSFHRNPQNLSPAPEDLSIRQRKVPSPTPAMQTTATHHSASQNHFTSSKPLPSGGLLKNASIRDVYPVDQQDIMTSYNSKSSNCWDAYDKETRASHIHGKTDSSPLTVQQDFTASKSYNEDAPKGGKERSETGPTAVLMVNSGSASLLHLTPAEVMKLKEIISSSS comes from the exons ATGGAAACACAG ACACACATGGAAATGGCGCACAGAGAGACCCAAGAGGAAAGAACCAAAGAGGTGGCAGAGGACATCACGGAGGAACAATTCCTTAAAGATCTCTACCTTTTCATGAAGAAGAGAGATACACCGATAGAGAGGATCCCACATCTGGGCTTCAAACAAA ttgACTTATTTGTGATGTTCAAGACCGTCAGAGACTTGGGTGGATACCATCAG GTGACTGCTCAGCAGCTGTGGAAGCAAGTTTACAACAAGCTTGGCGGAAACCCTCGAAGCACAAGCGCAGCCACCTGCACTCGCAGACACTATGAGAA GCTGCTTCTGCCGTACGAATGCCATGTGAAAGGCATATTAATGAACGCCTTGCCTCAACATCAACAAAAGCACTTCCACTATGCCAACTACAACAAAGACGATGAAGATGGCCAGAGACCAGCCAAACGCAAACTGTTATCAATACGGCTGCATCAG AGTCCTCATAACCTCCCTTCAGATCCACATGGGAGTGTCTTCTCTGTGCCACACCACTACTCTCACTACTATCACCCAAGCCACGTAGTTCTGCCCCCGTATGtccccatctcctcctcagcgTTGACACCACACGCACCCCCTGCCCCCGAGCCCCAGTTTGCTTTCCGTCCATCTTGTCCAAACCCAGCAGACACGGTCAGGAAGCCGCTGGAGCGTTTGCGCCTCCTGGCAGAACAGTACAAGACCTCATCTGGATTGAATGAGCCCCTGAACCTTAGCGTTAAGGCACCAAGCCAGGAGACCAACAGAAACCCTGCCTCATCTTTCTCCCCACCTTCATCCAGCAAGAACCCAAAGTTTCTGAACAAACCCTCCCCTCTGTACACCCCTCATCGCTCACAGGTGGTGATAAATGAAGGATGTGACACACAAGATGTTGAGGCAGATGGAGGAGTCACACCGTATTCGTATCCTGCAAAAGCAGGAGAGGCATATGTCATTGACGTCAAAGCCATTACAGCCTCAAGCAGCCCCACACATGACTCGGCTCCGACAGTGAGAACAGACGAAGGTGCCAAAGCAACGGCACAAAAAGCCAGCTCTCCAAAAACAGACTTTGCAGTGCAGTCAAACGAAGAGCGGGAGGGCAGCCCAGAAGTAAGGAGGCTCAGTCCCAGACACACTCTGCCCAGCCTCCCTCAAGACAATGGAGGCAAGATGGAAATTCAGATACCACTTTCTATGTTTAACAGCTGGCTCAGGCTATATGGGTCCTCGGCCATGATGCAGGTAGCTGAGCAGCTACATACTCAGGAGGAAGACTCTGGACAAAGGAATTACTCCTCGATAGACATCCTCCCCACCAATCTGTCATTTCACAGGAATCCCCAAAACTTGAGTCCAGCTCCTGAGGATCTAAGTATCAGGCAGAGGAAAGTACCAAGCCCCACACCAGCCATGCAGACTACTGCGACTCACCACAGTGCAAGCCAAAATCATTTCACCAGCTCCAAGCCTTTGCCTTCAGGTGGCCTTCTGAAAAACGCATCCATCCGGGACGTCTATCCAGTTGATCAGCAGGATATCATGACATCGTACAACTCCAAATCCTCAAACTGCTGGGACGCCTATGACAAAGAAACTCGTGCTTCCCACATCCACGGGAAAACTGACTCTAGTCCCCTCACAGTTCAGCAAGACTTTACAGCCAGTAAATCCTATAATGAAGACGCACccaaaggagggaaagagaggtcGGAGACCGGGCCCACAGCTGTGCTAATGGTGAACTCTGGCTCTGCTTCTCTGTTGCACCTCACCCCTGCAGAAGTGATGAAGCTGAAGGAAATCATCTCGAGCTCATCGTGA